GCGTGCCACCAGCAGAATCAAGACCTTTGTTTTCAAGTTCATCTCTGTTCCTGCGAAATGGATTAAGACATCACGTAGGCATGTATTGAATATTTACTCAGACAACAATGCTTATGCCAACCTGTTCAAGACAGACTTTGGTTAAAGACCATGCTTTTCTGGTTAAACCAGCGTATTACCTCAAGTCGCTTTATGGGGTAAGGGGATTTTGTGTCTGCGACATTTCTGTTGTGCAAGAAATATGTACAATAAAATGAATTTTGTCGCTTTGCAAGCAAAATCCCACTAAACCCTATAGGTTGCGGATTTGAGGTTTAAAAAAAAGCTCTCCATCCCATTATTTTTTTTGGGATAGAGAGCCTGATAGTATAATTCTTAGAAGTTACCTGGTCCGATAATACCCCAATCTCTGTTCGAACGGGGCAGGTTCGAATTGATGTTCGGGTTGCGGTCTGGCTGCCAGGTTCTTACCTTGATGGATGGATTCTCCGGGTCGTTGAAATCCACCATCAGGAACAGGTAGCCATGATCGCCATAGTTGGATGAATAGTAATCCTGTTTAATCTGGATGCCGTAGGTCTCGCCGCCGGCACCCATCTTCACCACGTCGTTGTCGGCAAAGCGGATATTGATAAACTGGTTGCTCTGGAAGCACATCTTCAGCTTTCTCAGATACTCGCTTGTGCTGTGGTGCAGTTCAAGGCTAGTGCCAGGGCTGCCACCATCATAATCATAATCTTTCTCATAATTATATTATCATTTATCATTTGTTTTTTATTGTTGTCGGCGGCAAAATTACAAAAATCTTCTGAGAGTGGATTGGTTCAATTTGGTTCAATTTCATTTTTGAGTGCAAAAAAAACTTAAAAGGCAATGGCGTGGGTAAAATAATAGCCATAACTAGCACTATCAGCATAGTTATGGCTACTGGATTTTATTTACCCTTAAGGCAAAAAATAATTAGCCTTAAGGGTAAATATATTTAGCCTTAAGGGAAAATTTTCCTGTGGTTCTGGATGTATGCTCTCCAAACCCCCAGTTTAGATGATACAAGGAACCATGGTTTTGCAGTTAGATTGATGCTGCATCCAAACTTCCGTTCTTAAGATGAGCTACAATCTTATTCATTTTATTCTTCATATACTCCAGTGTCTCCAGGATAGACATGACATCTGATTCTATGTTGAAATAATAGAATGAGCCATAAGAGTTGAAAGAATTTTCTTCTTTTTCTAATTCTTTTTGGAATGCCGGATAGTTATCCAGTCCGCAAAGTTCGAGGTGCTTTCTTACTCTATTCTTCCAGGCAGCAATATCTTTCTTTTTGGTTGTCTGGTTTATACCATGATTGGTATTTGTAGCCACAATTCCTATTCTCAAAGGATGATTGCCTTGTTGCTGAAAAGTCAAGATACCTTTTTCTGGAATAAGATACTTGAGCTCCAGTAATGCTTCGCCATGGAAGAAGTTGACCATTATAAAGAACTTGTTTTTGTTCTTGCTTTGGCTCTCGGTTCCCTCCATCTGCAGGATGTCTTTGTCTGAATGCGCCATGACAACCTCTTTTTCTTCTCCCAGCTCTTCCTTTATCATTCGGAGTAATATGCTAGCGCAATGCTGCATCACCAGCTTTTGCCAAATGTCATAGCAGCGGATGGCATAAAACTCCTGATGGTTAAGAAGTGAACTCCAGCTTGCTGTCGGTAGAATCGCATTCTGATAGCAGATTTCTTTCTTCAGGATTTTTTTGATGTAGTCAGCAAAACTGCGAACAAAGTTGCAATACTGTGTTATCAATTCCTGATAGAAAGGAGTAATCTGTTGGCACTTGTTGGCCCTATCAAGATACTCTATATATTGAGAGTAATATACAAGCTTCCAGTTGCAGTCGCTGGCGTAACTTTCTGTCAGACAGAGAAGGACGTAGTTGGTCTTGACATTAGTTTCTTTGTTAAGCTTTTGAACTTTTTTCTGATATTCAGCCAATTGCTCCTGGTAAGGAATGCTCTTGAATTTGTTTTCAAGCACAAACAGAACATCGCCAGGAACGTCCTCTTCTTCTAGGTTATTTTCAACCTTTTCCTTATTTGTATTCTTTGTCTTTTGGCAAATACACAAATCGAAGTTCTTGTATTCTCGCTTTACCATCATCGTGTTGGGATTGAAATCCCAGTCCACGCCAAAGCAGGAATGAAGGAGTTCATTGAAAACTCCTCTTGTTGCATCATCCTCAGCCAACCATGCCAGAAAGTTGCTATGGAATAGTTCTTTGGAAGACAGAGACAGCTGGAAGACGGCGTTAGCTTTTAGCTCTTTCACAAAATCTTCTTGTTCTTTTGTCATA
The Segatella copri DNA segment above includes these coding regions:
- a CDS encoding PD-(D/E)XK nuclease family protein yields the protein MTKEQEDFVKELKANAVFQLSLSSKELFHSNFLAWLAEDDATRGVFNELLHSCFGVDWDFNPNTMMVKREYKNFDLCICQKTKNTNKEKVENNLEEEDVPGDVLFVLENKFKSIPYQEQLAEYQKKVQKLNKETNVKTNYVLLCLTESYASDCNWKLVYYSQYIEYLDRANKCQQITPFYQELITQYCNFVRSFADYIKKILKKEICYQNAILPTASWSSLLNHQEFYAIRCYDIWQKLVMQHCASILLRMIKEELGEEKEVVMAHSDKDILQMEGTESQSKNKNKFFIMVNFFHGEALLELKYLIPEKGILTFQQQGNHPLRIGIVATNTNHGINQTTKKKDIAAWKNRVRKHLELCGLDNYPAFQKELEKEENSFNSYGSFYYFNIESDVMSILETLEYMKNKMNKIVAHLKNGSLDAASI